In Rutidosis leptorrhynchoides isolate AG116_Rl617_1_P2 chromosome 6, CSIRO_AGI_Rlap_v1, whole genome shotgun sequence, the DNA window GAGGCCATGAGAAATTATTATATGAACTTATGGTAAACGCCCTTGTAACCAATTGTGGTTTTCTTTTTTGGGGTTGAATAATATCTCACTTTGTAAGTTATAAATTCATTGAACAGATTTTGCAAAGTCAGCTTAAACAATTACAAAAGCCTGCAACTGAGAAAAACTTAGTTGCTGCAAGCAGCAGCAGCAGTAACAGTAGCTGGGAGATGGATTTGCCTATGCCTACTTCTGATAGCAAAGGAAAGGcggtttcatcatcatctttatcggtTTCGGGTGTCGAACAAAGTCAAAATGGGATGGACAGTAACCCAGATGATATGAACAATTCACTATTGTAGATGATGAAGTTATGTGGGTGTATCTGTGGATATTAAATTATAGAGGGACACAATAGTGTGTTGCATTGTCAGATTTTTGTTTGTATGTAGGACCTGCTTCTCAAACTTCCCTTGAAGACACCTAATGAATTTGCAGAATACACGTATGATtactaagtaaaaaaaaaaaaaaaaagctatgaTAATGCTGAGTTAGTTTTTGAGTCCTTGTATCAAAATCTGAATTTTAATACACCATGTTTCCTTAATTTACTTGCTGCATTCGGGGTGTAATTGAATCGAGGCGGTAGATATCCAAGCTCGACCTCGACTAGAAACCTCGGAGTTCGAAACTCGACTTGAGCTTGGCCAAGCTTGTATTTTCGAGCCCGATCGAGCTTGTATTTTCTGGCTCGAATGAGCTTGTATTTTCAAGCTTTAGCTCGACTTGACTAATAACCGACGCTTTAAACTTGGTTTGACATGATTAGCGGCATTAAgggattattattaaagattagaataattaatattaatatttaatctaGTCGATATTTTCAACCTTGGGTTGACCCAAAATGATAACTTCATGCTCTGACTCGACTCTAATTTTACTTATTGTTAaccataaataaatatgtaaacgaggagtaaaaaatgtaaaataatgcaaGCCTGCAAGGAAGGTTAAGCTTTCGAGCTAGCTGAGTGCCCGAGTATTTAATACTCGAGCTGGACTCAAAACTCTACTCAAGTAGCTAGAGCTGCACTCGACCTCTAACTAGTCGATTTTCGAGTAAGCTTATCcgcttattatacatgtatgtttgCACATACATGTATCATGCGGATATCTCTGTTTGTTGTCAAATTGGAAATTATCAATATTACCATTCTCAGTTAATGACATGCTATGAAATATTCAACCATTTGCCATTTGAAATAAAACACAAACTAAAGGCTTATTGAAAGTCGGTCAGATTTGTCATGGCTAACCGTCGTTCACAATAACAAAGCAACACAACACTTAAAATTTTATAAAACAACAATCATTTAACAACCCAAATTAAAGTCATTTGGTAAGAAAGGGGGGTTGAAGGTTGAACCACCCAGCCACTATGGTTCAGCCCGAGCACATGTTTTCAACATCAGACTGCTGTGTATGTATGCCTTCAGGAGGTTTGATCAGTCGTCATAAAAGTATCTAAGATCGTTATCGAGATCATCAAGTGAAAGTAGGTTGCTGAGAGTGTACTCAGTTCCAACGTCAGTTATAAAATTATTCAGCTCAGCTCCTCTTATCTGTTCGTCTAAATCAACAAGGTTCACTAAATCAGCataaatatcatcatctttattaggTGCAACACCTTCTTTTCCTTTCTCTTTGTTGCCAGCTTCAACCCCCTACATGTaaacaatataatattaatcaagATAGAAAGGAGTATTTTGCATTTAACACGTAAGGCAGTGGGGCATACCTCATTTTCATTGTTGCCATCAAGATCCTTCATAGATACCCCCAAAAGTGAAGCAATTTCTTCAAAAAGTATCATATCATCACTGGAAAACACATCCATCTGTCTTTCGTTGTCAGAAAACATGACAGTGGATGAACCAGGTTCAGTTAAGGAAACATCCGTGTTCGATGTAACTGGACCTTTTTGCTTGTAATCAAGTTTGTTTAAAGCCTCAGTTGCAGAACATGTCACAATAGATGAACAGGGTTCAGTAATGGTGATGTCATGCACACTTAAAGGTATAGGCATCTTTGTAGCCATGTCTGGACCAACAGTAGTTGGACATCTGGAACAGCTGCCTCCATCATCATTCCACACTTCATCATCAAACGGGGCACCATAATTAGCACCGATTTGGGGCCCCGCACCACTTTTCTCGAAAACCTTACAAAGCACATACGCATCCTGAAATACAGAGATCAAGTGTCAATTACAATTTGCAAAGCTCCATTCAAACTCCAAAAATGACACTTTTCCTAACGTACATGTTTGTCTTTACAAAAAAAGGCCTATATttttcaataatttgttatatgccaTAAATTATAATTAGCATCACACAAACTGTTATAATAGCACAATATGATGAAGCTTATGCAATAAATGAATATAGCCTAAAAAGAAGCAATTTAAAACATCTACTAATTGAATCTATCTCTGAATATTAAACATAATAAAAGGCCATTAATTTATGCAAAGATTGTCATAAAGATAAACTAAAATGTAGTCCAGTGAACATCAAAATGGAGTTTTTTTCCTTCTTATACTAGAAAAATGAAACTAAAACATATAATACCTGAATGATTCCCGCATTAGCCAACTGATCATCGTCCATTTTGTATTCATGCATCACCCAATTGGTTCTTTTTCCCTTTCCTTCATGAGATAAATGAAAAACCAACGTCTTAATAGTTGCTACAATTCTTTCCTTGTATTTAACCTTCCTGTCTTTCCCAGTGGCCTTCCAGAAGCCAGTTTCAGTTGCACGATTACTTCTAAACCCATTCGAATACTTTTTAGATTTAGGACAGAAAAAGAACCACTCTAAGTCTCCAGTTTTCAACGAGGATTTATCTGAAACATTAAACCCAATGACTCATTACAAAAAAAGCAGTTAAGACAAGTAAGAAGCACATAAAACATACTAATTATAATCTATCAAGTGTTGTTTACATGTTCGTCTTATATGCATGAAAATGAAGATATGCATACAAATATGATGTTACCATCCATTAACTTCATTTCATCTAGATCGTACCAATAAACAGATATCATTTACTAGTCACTCTGTAGATTGTTTTTTTATATGATTAAACAACTAGAGTTGGACACAAAGTTAAAACAATAATCCTATTGTTAGGTTTGTTCAACTAAAAACAACAGTTAGGGTTCATATTTCAAACAGATATTGCATAT includes these proteins:
- the LOC139853050 gene encoding uncharacterized protein, whose translation is MAISSLTPGFRFHPTDTELVMYYLKRKLLGKKIVVNAVAEVNIYDFSPWDLPDKSSLKTGDLEWFFFCPKSKKYSNGFRSNRATETGFWKATGKDRKVKYKERIVATIKTLVFHLSHEGKGKRTNWVMHEYKMDDDQLANAGIIQDAYVLCKVFEKSGAGPQIGANYGAPFDDEVWNDDGGSCSRCPTTVGPDMATKMPIPLSVHDITITEPCSSIVTCSATEALNKLDYKQKGPVTSNTDVSLTEPGSSTVMFSDNERQMDVFSSDDMILFEEIASLLGVSMKDLDGNNENEGVEAGNKEKGKEGVAPNKDDDIYADLVNLVDLDEQIRGAELNNFITDVGTEYTLSNLLSLDDLDNDLRYFYDD